Below is a window of Saccharomonospora viridis DSM 43017 DNA.
CGGCCGTCCGCACCTCGGTGATCTCCGGGGAACCGCCTGCGGGCACCGGGATGCGATAACTGTCGGCCGAGAGGTCGAAACCGCCGTGTTCCGTGCCGTTCACGACGAAGGTCGCCGACACCGGCCCGTCGTCCACCGGGATCTCCCTCCCGCTGAACTCCTGCCAGTACTGCACATTGGTGTCGCGCCAGTCGGCCGCGTCGATCTCGTGCTGGGCGAGCTTGTCCCGCACCTCGCGCCAGCGTCGGTCGTCGATGAACGGCTTCAGCGAGTCCCACGTCTCCCGCATCCAGGTCACGTACTGCACGCCCATCTGGTAGCGGTGGACGAGCTCGTCCCAGAAGATCCGGCCGTTGGCCATCGGGCGGTCCCACGGCACGTGGTGGAACCACATCAGCAGATTCTCCGGTGTGGACTCGATGTCGCCGTAGCGCTCGGCCAGGACGGGGAAGTACTGGGCGGTGAAGTTGCTGCCCGTGGGGGAGCGGTCGTAGCCGAGACCGACGCTGTCGGCCTTGTTGTAGTAGACCGGGCTCCAGTCGTCCTTCATGAACCACTGGGACGGGTACGGCTTGTAGTGCTCGCCGTCGGCGAACTGGTGCGCGACACCCAAGGGGGTCTGGTAGCTCACCAGCGCTTCCCAGGAACCCATCATCATCCGCACGATCGTGTCGACGACGTGGTCGTCGTTGCTCCACGTCATCCGCACCCAGTCGGTGGCGATGTCTGCGGAGTCCTGCGTCCAGTCCCACGCCAGGCGACCGAAGGCGAAGAGGTTGGCCTGTGAGAAGTGGTGACCCGTGAGGTTGTCGGCGTTGCCGAGGTTCGCCACCCCCACGATCGCCGTGTCCGAGTGGCCCTGGGCCGTGCCGTCCACGACGTTGCCCACCAGTCGCTTGTCGAGGAGCTCGCCGGCGGCGTCGGTGGCGTAGGTGTCGGTGTTCAACACCTCCTGCCACATGGGCCCGAGGTAGCACAGCATCGTGTTCTGGCCGGTGTACTCCTGGGTGATCTGCAGCTCCAGCGCCTGGTTGGTGTTCTCCAACCGGCCGAACATCGGGTTGAACGGCTCGCGGGCCTGGAAGTCCAGTGGCCCGTTCTTGGTCTGCAGGAACACGTTGTCGGCGAACCGTCCGACCGAGCCGTCGTCCTGGGGCTCGTCGTCGATGGGACCGAACTCCAGATACGCGCGCTTGAGCCGGTCGTTGTCGACGTCGGCGTTGTAGACGAACGTGCGCCAGTACACCGTCATGCCGAGCGGTTCGAGCGCGGCGGCGATACCGTTGGCGCCGTCACCGTGGTCGTAGCCGAAGTCCTGGGGGCCCGGTTGTCCCTCGGAGTTCGCCTTCACGGTGAAGCCGATGAAGTCGGGGATCGCCTCCTGGATCTGCTTGGCCTTCCGGTGCCACCAGTCGCGGAACTCCTCGCCGTACGGGTCGAGCTGATCCTCGGTGAGGGTGTCGGGGGCGAACCGTTCGTCGGTGGGCGCGGTGTACTTGACGGACAACCCGACCTTGATCCCGTAGGGGCGCAGCGCATCGGCGAGCGCGGCCGTCTGCTCCACGTACTCCCGCGTCAGGTAGGCGTTGTCCGCGTTGACGTTGTTGATCGTGATGCCGTTGACGCCCACCGAGGCCAGTGCGCGCGCGACCACCAGGTAGCGGTCCAGGATGAGGGGCAGGTTGCGGTCGGCGCTCTCGCCCGTGGCCGCGAAGTTGAACACGGCGCCGTTCTCGCCGTTCAAGCCGCCCGTCCCGGTGGCATCGTTGCCGGCGTAGAGCCGTTCGGTCTCCCAGTAGTTCAGGTACCGGTGGGCGATCCTGGGTTTCTCGGTGATGTCCAGGTCGGTGATGGGCTGCTGCGTCTGCATCCTCCGCAGGAAGGCGAAGGTGCCGTACAACGCGCCGATCTCCGAGTTGGCGGCGATGAGGGTGAAGTCGTGCCGCCCTCGGGAGGCCGAGCGGATCAGATAGCCCTCGTCCCCCAAGTCCCGTAGCTGCTCGGCGTCGACGTGTCGGCGCACGATCTGTGAGCTTTCCGGTGTGCCCACCACGATGGCCCCGTCCGGAATACGCTGACCCGGCTTCGTGTGGACGGGAACCTTCTTGCCGAGGAGCCCGTTCAGTCCTCTTGCCAGCTCGTCTTTGGCCGCTTCGAGGGGCGTGGTCACGAGGTGTTCCTGTGCGCCCGGTTCCATTGGCAGGTCACGGGTGTGCCGGTGCACCGGGTTCTTCCCGGCGTTCTGCACGATGACGGTGGTGGCGGACTTCGCGTACCGCTTTTTGAGGGCCGGGTCCTCGATCTTTGGGTAATGCAGCCACAGGTCCGAGCCGCTGTAGTCGGGGCGGATGGGTGTCGCGGACGCGTCGGGAATCGCGGGTGCGCCGATCAGCAGGGTCGCCACCAGTGCAACCGGAACCAACAGCGCGAACGCCGTTCTCCGGTGTCGCGGACGTCTCCTCATCTCGCGGGCTCCTTTGCCGTGTCGCCGAATAGGGGGAGAGCAGCCGGGAGGAAAGCGGTACGGGCGAATCTCAGATGTCCTTTTCGGACAGCCGAGGGAAATCGATCACCTTGTCGTGTGTGACCGAGTGTGGAAACACCCACACACCCCGTCAAGGGTCCATTGCCGATGAAACGTGTTTCATCGCGCCGAAAGTTTTCGGTTCACGGACTCCTCGGCCGTTGGTAGGCGATACGCGGCAGGTGGTAGGCGAGGTCCACGGCCGTCTCGGTGGCCTCGTCCTCGCTGAGCCGGTGTTCGGTGACGAGACGGGCCAGGTATCCCGCGTCGATCCGGCGGGCGAGGTCGTGTCGCGCCGGAATGGAGGCGAAGGCGCGCGTGTCGTCCACGAACCCCGAGGTGTTGTAGAAGCCGGCCGTCTCGGTCGCCAGTTCCCGGAAGCGCCGCATACCGTCCGGGCTGTCGAGGAACCACCACGGCGCCCCCAACCGCACCGAGGGATAGGCGCCGGCCAGCGGTGCCAGCTCGCGACTGTAGACGGTCTCGTCCACGGTGAACAGGACGATCCGGAAGTTCGGGTGGTGCCCGAACGCGTTGAGCAGGGGCCGAAGACCCCGGGTGAACTCGGCGGCCACCGGGATGTCGAAACCCCTGTCGGGACCGAAGGCCCGGTGGACGTCGTCGTGATGGTTGCGTAGCACTCCGGGATGGAGTTGCATCACCAGGCCGTCCTCGCAGGCCATCTCCGCCATGACGAACAACATGTGCCCGGCGAACGCCCCGGCCTCCTCCGGCGTGACCTTCCCGTCGAGCGCGGCGGAGTAGATGCGGGCCGCCTCGGTGTCGTTAAGCGGTGTGGTGTCGGTGCCCAGATGGCCGTGGTCGGTGGCCAGCGCCCCGGCGCGGATGAACGCCTCCCGTTGCTTGCGGAGCGCGTCGAGGAAACCGGGATAGGCGGAGGTGTCGAAACCGGTGAGCTTGCCGAGTTCCTCGACGTGCTCGCGCCACCCCTCGCCGGTCACGTGGACGACGGCGTCGGGCCGGAACGTGGGAATCACCCGGTCCCCCAACCCGTCCTCGCGAAGCCGGGCGTGGTGCCGCAGGTCCGACGTAGCCGGGTCGGTGGTGGAGATGAGCTCGATGTTGAAACGGCGCAGCAGCGCTCGCGGTCGGAAGTCCGGATCGGACAGTGTGGCGGCCAGCTGATCGTAGATCTCGTCGGCGGTCTCCGCCGAGGGTTGGACGCGAACCCCGAAGACCTCCACGAGTTCGTGTTCCAACCAGTACCGGGACGGGGTCCCGCGGAACAGGTGCCAGTTGGAGCACAGCCGTCGCCAGATCGCTCGGGGATCGGACTCCACCGCGCCCCCGTCGCGTCTTGGAACGCCGAGGTCCTCCAGCGGTATCCCCTGGGAGACCAGCATGCGCGTCACGTAGTGGTCGGGCACCACGAGCAGGTGGGCCGGGTCCGGGAACGGCAGGTCGTCGGCCAGGACCTCGGCCTCCACGTGGCCGTGCATGCACACGAGCGGCAGTGAGCGCGTCGTGTCGTACAGGCGGCGCGCGACCTCGCGGGTGGCGGGGTCGGCGGGAAGAGCGCGATCGGGATGAAGAACGAGCGGTGTGGCCATGTGCTGGTTTCCTCCGCGTCGGTGAAAGTGATGCAAAGGTTTGCACAAGGATTTCCGCCGAAGCAAGCGCCAACTTTCTTAGGTGTTGACAAGTGGTTGCAAACGATTGCACGATGCGTCGGGCATGTGCGAGGAAGCACGTCCCTCACGGAAGGCGGGCGGGAACGCCATGGCGGTGACGATTCGAGACGTGGCGAAGGCCGCGGGAGTGTCGGCCTCGACGGTGTCCCGTGCGTTGGCGGGGTCCGAGCTGGTCGATCCGCGTACCCGCGAGCACGTCCTGCGGGTGGCGGACGAACTCGGTTACGTGCCCAACCGAGCGGCTCGGGGTCTCATCACGGGCCGGACCGGCAATCTCGGCCTCATCCTGCCCGACCTGGCCAACCCCTTCTTCCCCGAGGTGGTCAAGGGAGTCCAGGCCCGCGCGCGGGAGGCCGACTACTCGGTGTTCCTCGCCGACACCGACGAGGACCCCACCGCGGAGTTGGGGTTGGTGCGCGCGCTGTCGAAGCAGGTGGACGGCATCATCCTGTGTTCGCCACGCATGAGCGTCGAGGACATGCGGGCCGCCGCCACCTGTTCGTGCGTCGTCGCCGTGAACCGGCGCGGCGCGCAGATCCCGGCGATCACGATCGACAACGTCGACGGGATGCGGCAGGCCGTGGCCCATCTCGCCGCGCTCGAACATCGCAGGATCGGCTATGTCGCCGGTCCGCGTAGTAGCTGGTCGAACCGGGAGAGGGCACGGGGGATCCGGATGGCGGCCGAGGCGGAGGGCGTCGAACTCGTGGAGATCGGCAACGTGCCCCCGCGTTTCGAGGGCGGGGTCGCCGCGGCCGATCTCGTCGTCGCCGCGAAGGTCACCGCCGTGGTGGCTTACAACGACTTGGTCGCGATGGGACTGATAACCCGGCTCGCCTCTCGCGGAATCGAGGTTCCTCGGCAAATCAGTGTGGTCGGCATCGACGACATCCCGATGGCGGCCATGTTCAACCCCGGTCTGACGACCGTGTCCGTTCCCAAAAAGCAGTGTGGTCGCGCGGCCGTCGAGTTGCTGTTGAAGCTGCTCAACGAGCCCGGAATCCGGATGCCGCGCCGCGAGGTCCCGATGCAGTTGCTGGTTCGGGACACGACCACGGTCGCCCAACGAAGTCCGTAATCGGAGTCCTCCCGCCGATCAAAGGCTGCTCGGCGTCACAGAAGGGATTCGACCGATGCGCAGGAACGTCGTGGTGGGCGCACTCGCCGCCGCATTACTGGCCGCTTCGTGCAGTCCGCCCGAAAGCCCCGGGCCGCAGCGGGCGGCCGGGCCGATCCCGGACAAACCCGCGAAGCCCGTCACCCTCAACATCCTCGACGTGGCGGGGAATCTCCAGCTCACCCAGGGAATGATCGACCAGTTCGTGGCGGAACACCCGGACATCATCTCCGAGGTGACCTACAGCAGCGCGCCGGCTCCCGACCTGATCGGCAAGGTCAAATCGCAGCAGAACGCGGGCCGGGTCGACATCGGACTGGTACTGACCGGTGTGGACGGAATGTCGGCCGGTATCGAGCAGGGGCTGTGGGAGGAGGTCCTGCCCAAGCACGCCGATCGGTTGCCGGGCATGAAGGACTACCTGGAACCGGCGGCCGAGATGCAGAAACTCGCCCAGGGATACGGGGTGACGGTGACGTACTACCCGTCCGGGCCGTTGATCGAGTACCTGCCCTCGCGGGTGCCGAACCCGCCGCGCACCGCGCAGGAGCTGCTCGACTACGCGAAGGCCCACCCCGGCAAGGTCGAGTACGCGCGTCCGTCGAACTCCGGTCCCGGCCGCACCTTCCTGATGGGGCTGCCGTACATCCTGGGGGACTCCGATCCCCGGGACCCGGTCCACGGTTGGGAGAAGACCTGGGACTATCTGGCGGAGCTGAACTCCTACATCGACCGTTATCCGTCGGGTACCACCCAGACCATGACGGATCTGGCCAACGGCACCGTCGACATCGTCGTCACCACCACGGGGTGGGACATCAACCCCCCGGGCCCTGGGTACCGTGCCCGCCGAGGCGGAGATCGGGACCCTCGAGGGGTTCCACTGGGTCACCGACGCGCACTACGCGGTCATCCCGAAGGGCGCGACGGCCGACCAACAGGCTGCGGCATTGCAGCTCATCCAGTTCATGCTCACCAAGGAACAGCAGGCGAAGGCCTACGACGAGGGATATTTCTACCCGGGTCCGGCCGTGAAGGGCGTGGACATCTCGATGGCTCCCGAGTCGAGTCAGGAGGTCATCCGACGCTACGGCAGGCCGGAGTACGACCAGCTGATCGCCGACCACCCGAAAGAAACGCCACTCGACGCCAAGACGATGGTCGCGGCCTTCGACCGTTGGGACCGCGAGATCGGTGGCGCGAAGGTGGACCAATGACATCGGGCGCCGAACGCGACGCCGGAACAGCGGGAGTGGAGGTTGCATGACTGGGTCACCTCTCGGCGCCACCGATGCGCCGGCGGAATCACGACGGTCCGGAACGTTCGAGACCCTGAGCCTTCGGGGAGTCGGACGCACCTTCGGCAAGACCGCGGCGCTTAAGGGGCTCGACCTGGAGATCCGGCGCGGCGAGTTCATCGCCCTGCTCGGTCCCTCGGGATGCGGCAAGTCGACCGCGTTGAACTGTCTTGCGGGGCTGCTGCCACTCACCTCGGGCAGCATCTGGCAGGACGAGACCCGCATCGACGTGTTGCCACCCGAACGACGCGGGTTCGGCATGGTGTTCCAGAACTACGCGCTCTTCCCCCACATGTCGGTGCGGAAGAACGTGGCCTTCGGGCTGACGATGCGACGGCTGCCGAAGGCGGAGACCGCTCGCCGGACCGAGGAGGCCATCCGCCTCGTGCGGCTGGAGGAACACGCCCACAAGCTCCCCGGGCAGTTGTCGGGTGGTCAGCAGCAGCGCGTGGCCATCGCCCGTGCCATCGTGCTCGAACCGTCTTTGGTGCTCATGGACGAACCACTGTCCAACTTGGATGCGAAACTGCGGCTGGAGATGCGCACGGAGATCCGCAGGCTGCACCAGAGCCTCGGACTCACCACCGTCTACGTCACCCACGACCAGGAGGAGGCGTTGTCGCTGGCCGACCGCCTCGTGATCCTGCGGGCGGGCACCGTTCAGCAGATCGGGACCCCGGAGGAGCTGCACAACCGGCCGGTGAACCAGCACGTGGCCGACTTCATGGGCTACCGCAACCTGATCCGCCTCACCGCGGGGGAACGCACCGACGACGGAATCCGGGTGACGGGTGAGGGACTGGACCTCGTGGGCACCCACCTCGACGACCTCACTCCCGGCGCCGCGGTGGTGGCCGCCGTGCGTCCCGAGGACGTCCGGCTGTTCGAGCCGGGAACCACCGGGGACAACCGCTTTCCGGCGATCGTCGAGGTGGTGGAGTACCAGGGTCGGGAACTGGCCGTCGAGGCACGCACGGAGTCGGGACTGCGGTGGCACCTGCGCACGAGCCACCGACTCGCCCCCGGAGACGCCGTCGTGCTCGGGGTGGCCGTGGAGCGGTTGCTGGTGTTCCGTGACGACACCGCGGAGGCGCCGAAGAACGTGTCGGTGGCATCGGAACGGGAGTCGGTGTGATGGCCGCGGCACCCGTCGCCACAGCGCCACCGGAGCGGGACCGGAAGGAGCCGGCGGGCCCGAGTCCGGCCCTGCGGCACCGACTCGCCGAACGCGGCATAGACAAGCAGCTGCTCCTGCTGCTGCCCGCCGTGGTGTTCATCGTGGGACTGTTCGTCTACCCGTTCTGCTACGGTCTGGGCCTGTCGTTCCAGCCGCAGAACGGTGGGGGCCCCTTCGCCGACTACGTGCGCTTCTTCTCCGACCCCTACCAGTTCAGCACCATCTGGAAGACCCTGGTGCTGGCGATCCCGGCCGCGTTGTTGAACGTGCTGGCCTCGGTGCCGATCGCCTACCGGATGCGGGGCCGGTTCCGTGGCAAGCGGCTGTTGATGACCGTGCTCGTCGTGCCGATCACGCTCGGCACGGTGCTCACGGCCGAGGGGCTGTTGAACTTCCTCGGGCCGTCCGGGTGGCTCAACCGGGCGCTCGAGGCGATCGGGTTGGTCGACGAACCGCTCCGGCTCATCAACAACTACTGGGGCGTCTTCTTCTCCCTGGTCATCACGGGATTCCCGTTCGCGTTCCTGCTCATCTCGTCGTATCTGTCGGGGATCGACCCCACCCTGGAGAAGGCGGCGGCGACCCTCGGTGCGGGCTGGTGGGACCGGTTCCGGCACATCACGCTGCCGCTGCTGGCACCCGGCTTGGCCACCACGTTCTGCCTCACGTTCGTGCTGGCCTTCAGCGTGTTCCCCTCGGCGATCCTGGTCGGTAACCCGTCGGGGGAGACCAGGGTGATCTCGATCGCCGCCTACCAGGCCGCCTACGAGCAGTACGACTACCCGTACGCCTCCACCATCGCGATGATCATGGGTGTCGTCGAGCTGATCGTGGTGGGCGTGGTGTTGCTGTGGCGGTCCCGCCTCTACACCGGTTCGACGGGAGGGAAGGGATGACGATCCTGCAACCGACTCCCGACACCCGTCCCCGGCGGCGCAGGCTGGTGGCCAGCCCGGGAGCCTGGCTGGTCTGGGGCGGGGTGGTGTTCTTCCTCGTCGGCCTGCTCGGCGTGGTGGGCTCGGTGGTGGTGAACTCCTTCGGCACGCGCTGGTTCGACGCCTGGCTGCCGGAAGGGGTGACCACCCGCTGGTACACCCAGGCGTGGCAGGACTTCGGGCTGAGCGACCTGATCGTCGTGACCGTGCAGGTGGCGGTGGCCGTGGTGGTCCTGTCGCTGCTCATCGGTGTGCCCGCCGCCTACGTCCTGGCGCGCCGCGACTTCCCCGGCAAGAAACTGATCTACCTGGCGTTCCTGTTGCCGATCCTGATGCCGCCCATCACCTACGGCATCCCACTGGCCACCGTGCTCTACAAGTTCGGGTTCGCGGGCAACCTCTCCGGGGTCGTGCTGGCCAACCTGGTGCCGTCGGTGCCGTTCGTGATCATGACCATGACGCCGTTCATCGAACAGATCGACCCCTCGATCGAGCGGGCGGCGCGGATGTGCGGTGCGGGGCTGCGTGCGGTGTTCGTCCGGATCCTCGCCCCACTGTTGATCCCCGGCATCCTCGCTGCGGGCATCCTCGTGCTCGTGCGCACCGTCGGCATGTTCGAGCTGACGTTCCTCACGGCCGGCCCCGACTCGCAGACGCTCATCGTGGCGCTGTTCCACTCGATGTCGGCGGCGGGCATCCGTGCGCAGCAGTCCGTGGACGCGATGGCCGTCATCTACACCGCGATGATGCTGATCCTGCTTGTGATCGCCCTGCGCTTCGTCAACCCGACGCAGTTGGTGGCCCGTGTGAAGGAGGACCCCGAACCGTGAAGATCACCGATGCCCGAGTCATCGTGACATGCCCGGGCCGCAACTTCGTCACCCTCAAGATCGAGACCGATGAGGGGCTGACCGGCGTCGGCGACGCCACGCTGAACGGTCGTGAGCTCGCCGTCGCGGCGTATTTGCGCGATCACGTCGTGCCCCTGCTGATCGGCCGCGACGCGCACCGTATCGAGGACACCTGGCAGTACCTGTACCAGGGCGCGTACTGGCGCCGCGGGCCGGTGACCATGAGCGCGATCGCGGCGGTGGACACCGCGTTGTGGGACATCAAGGGCAAGGCCGCGGGGCTGCCCGTGTACCAGCTGCTCGGCGGGCGAAGCCGCGAGGGCGTCACCGTCTACGGCCACGCCAACGGCGAGACCGTCGACGAGGTGCTCGACGAGGTCGCCCGATACCTCGACCTCGGGTACCGGGCGGTGCGACTGCAGTGCGGGGTTCCCGGTCTGCCCTCCACCTACGGAGTGGGGGCCGACAAGATGTTCTACGAACCCGCGCGCGGCACGGTGCCGGAGGAGAACGTCTGGTCGACCGAGAAGTACCTGTCGTTCGTACCCAAGCTGTTCGCCCGCGCCCGCGAGGAGTTCGGCCCCGAGCTGCGCCTGCTGCACGACGTGCACCACCGGCTCACCCCCATCGAGGCCGCCAGGCTCGGCCGCAGTCTGGAGCCGTACGGGCTGTACTGGTTGGAGGATCCCGTGCCCGCCGACCTGCAGGAGGGGTTCCGACTCATCCGCGAGCACACCACGACCCCCATCGCGGTGGGCGAGGTGATCAATTCGATCTGGGACTGCGCCGACCTGATTCGCAACCAATTGATCGACTTCATCCGGTGCACCGTCGTGCACGCGGGTGGGATCACCCACCTGCGGCGGATCTTCGATCTCGCGGCGTTGCACCACGTGCGTTCGGGCTCGCACGGTGCGACGGACCTGTCACCGGTGTGCATGGCCGCTGCGTTGCACCTGGACGTGAGCATCCCCAACTTCGGGTTGCAGGAGTACATGCGGCACACCGAGGCCACCGACGAGGTGTTCCCGCACGGCTACCACTACGCCGACGGCTATCTGTTCCCCGGTGAGGAGCCGGGACTGGGCGTGGACATCGACGAGGAGGCCGCCGCCCGGTACCCGTACCGTCAGGCGTACCTGCCGGTGAACCGGCTGGAGGACGGGACGGTGCATCCTTGGTGAGCACGGTGAGTCCCGACGTCCTCGTGCTGGGGGAGCCGCTGGTCGAGGTGTCCGCGTCGGAGCCGTTCCGCGACGGCGCCACGGTGCGACTGGCGTTCTCCGGGGACGCACTCAACGCCGCCGCCGCGGCCGCCGCGGCCGGGGCCCACACGGCGCTGCTGGCTCGGGTGCCCGACGACGAACTCGGCGACGCCCTCGTGGCGCGGGTGACCGAACTCGGCATCGATACCGGAGCCGTGATCCGGGT
It encodes the following:
- a CDS encoding ABC transporter permease, whose product is MAAAPVATAPPERDRKEPAGPSPALRHRLAERGIDKQLLLLLPAVVFIVGLFVYPFCYGLGLSFQPQNGGGPFADYVRFFSDPYQFSTIWKTLVLAIPAALLNVLASVPIAYRMRGRFRGKRLLMTVLVVPITLGTVLTAEGLLNFLGPSGWLNRALEAIGLVDEPLRLINNYWGVFFSLVITGFPFAFLLISSYLSGIDPTLEKAAATLGAGWWDRFRHITLPLLAPGLATTFCLTFVLAFSVFPSAILVGNPSGETRVISIAAYQAAYEQYDYPYASTIAMIMGVVELIVVGVVLLWRSRLYTGSTGGKG
- a CDS encoding ABC transporter ATP-binding protein, which encodes MTGSPLGATDAPAESRRSGTFETLSLRGVGRTFGKTAALKGLDLEIRRGEFIALLGPSGCGKSTALNCLAGLLPLTSGSIWQDETRIDVLPPERRGFGMVFQNYALFPHMSVRKNVAFGLTMRRLPKAETARRTEEAIRLVRLEEHAHKLPGQLSGGQQQRVAIARAIVLEPSLVLMDEPLSNLDAKLRLEMRTEIRRLHQSLGLTTVYVTHDQEEALSLADRLVILRAGTVQQIGTPEELHNRPVNQHVADFMGYRNLIRLTAGERTDDGIRVTGEGLDLVGTHLDDLTPGAAVVAAVRPEDVRLFEPGTTGDNRFPAIVEVVEYQGRELAVEARTESGLRWHLRTSHRLAPGDAVVLGVAVERLLVFRDDTAEAPKNVSVASERESV
- a CDS encoding LacI family DNA-binding transcriptional regulator — its product is MAVTIRDVAKAAGVSASTVSRALAGSELVDPRTREHVLRVADELGYVPNRAARGLITGRTGNLGLILPDLANPFFPEVVKGVQARAREADYSVFLADTDEDPTAELGLVRALSKQVDGIILCSPRMSVEDMRAAATCSCVVAVNRRGAQIPAITIDNVDGMRQAVAHLAALEHRRIGYVAGPRSSWSNRERARGIRMAAEAEGVELVEIGNVPPRFEGGVAAADLVVAAKVTAVVAYNDLVAMGLITRLASRGIEVPRQISVVGIDDIPMAAMFNPGLTTVSVPKKQCGRAAVELLLKLLNEPGIRMPRREVPMQLLVRDTTTVAQRSP
- a CDS encoding alpha-glucuronidase family glycosyl hydrolase, with product MRRRPRHRRTAFALLVPVALVATLLIGAPAIPDASATPIRPDYSGSDLWLHYPKIEDPALKKRYAKSATTVIVQNAGKNPVHRHTRDLPMEPGAQEHLVTTPLEAAKDELARGLNGLLGKKVPVHTKPGQRIPDGAIVVGTPESSQIVRRHVDAEQLRDLGDEGYLIRSASRGRHDFTLIAANSEIGALYGTFAFLRRMQTQQPITDLDITEKPRIAHRYLNYWETERLYAGNDATGTGGLNGENGAVFNFAATGESADRNLPLILDRYLVVARALASVGVNGITINNVNADNAYLTREYVEQTAALADALRPYGIKVGLSVKYTAPTDERFAPDTLTEDQLDPYGEEFRDWWHRKAKQIQEAIPDFIGFTVKANSEGQPGPQDFGYDHGDGANGIAAALEPLGMTVYWRTFVYNADVDNDRLKRAYLEFGPIDDEPQDDGSVGRFADNVFLQTKNGPLDFQAREPFNPMFGRLENTNQALELQITQEYTGQNTMLCYLGPMWQEVLNTDTYATDAAGELLDKRLVGNVVDGTAQGHSDTAIVGVANLGNADNLTGHHFSQANLFAFGRLAWDWTQDSADIATDWVRMTWSNDDHVVDTIVRMMMGSWEALVSYQTPLGVAHQFADGEHYKPYPSQWFMKDDWSPVYYNKADSVGLGYDRSPTGSNFTAQYFPVLAERYGDIESTPENLLMWFHHVPWDRPMANGRIFWDELVHRYQMGVQYVTWMRETWDSLKPFIDDRRWREVRDKLAQHEIDAADWRDTNVQYWQEFSGREIPVDDGPVSATFVVNGTEHGGFDLSADSYRIPVPAGGSPEITEVRTADPDADYEIVSQADGVPGTALVKVTGRSFFGPLVKNYVLELVPDTTLESLSVNGTRLDSFDPDVHHYNALLPSDVDSVATVEAVAHDPAATVHIEQAEHPTGRAVVTVTNGGASSEYTVDLDIALSGSDEFDSDELDERWEWVRHDPDATRLDDGALVIIPQRGGLETGTEPARNIALQEVNGDWTAESKLVFSRPLAHENEQGGLIAYADDDNYVKLAWEMADEDAEINKLHVVLLAEEDGKATSLEVTGADAQRIVGEDGAIWLRLTKSGDTYKAYYSNDGEVYRYFGTTTLSAEPERAGLMAWSGDATATDLEVAFDWFRIHSRGDRVPAR
- a CDS encoding ABC transporter permease; protein product: MTILQPTPDTRPRRRRLVASPGAWLVWGGVVFFLVGLLGVVGSVVVNSFGTRWFDAWLPEGVTTRWYTQAWQDFGLSDLIVVTVQVAVAVVVLSLLIGVPAAYVLARRDFPGKKLIYLAFLLPILMPPITYGIPLATVLYKFGFAGNLSGVVLANLVPSVPFVIMTMTPFIEQIDPSIERAARMCGAGLRAVFVRILAPLLIPGILAAGILVLVRTVGMFELTFLTAGPDSQTLIVALFHSMSAAGIRAQQSVDAMAVIYTAMMLILLVIALRFVNPTQLVARVKEDPEP
- a CDS encoding extracellular solute-binding protein; its protein translation is MPAEAEIGTLEGFHWVTDAHYAVIPKGATADQQAAALQLIQFMLTKEQQAKAYDEGYFYPGPAVKGVDISMAPESSQEVIRRYGRPEYDQLIADHPKETPLDAKTMVAAFDRWDREIGGAKVDQ
- the uxaC gene encoding glucuronate isomerase; the encoded protein is MATPLVLHPDRALPADPATREVARRLYDTTRSLPLVCMHGHVEAEVLADDLPFPDPAHLLVVPDHYVTRMLVSQGIPLEDLGVPRRDGGAVESDPRAIWRRLCSNWHLFRGTPSRYWLEHELVEVFGVRVQPSAETADEIYDQLAATLSDPDFRPRALLRRFNIELISTTDPATSDLRHHARLREDGLGDRVIPTFRPDAVVHVTGEGWREHVEELGKLTGFDTSAYPGFLDALRKQREAFIRAGALATDHGHLGTDTTPLNDTEAARIYSAALDGKVTPEEAGAFAGHMLFVMAEMACEDGLVMQLHPGVLRNHHDDVHRAFGPDRGFDIPVAAEFTRGLRPLLNAFGHHPNFRIVLFTVDETVYSRELAPLAGAYPSVRLGAPWWFLDSPDGMRRFRELATETAGFYNTSGFVDDTRAFASIPARHDLARRIDAGYLARLVTEHRLSEDEATETAVDLAYHLPRIAYQRPRSP
- the manD gene encoding D-mannonate dehydratase ManD, translating into MKITDARVIVTCPGRNFVTLKIETDEGLTGVGDATLNGRELAVAAYLRDHVVPLLIGRDAHRIEDTWQYLYQGAYWRRGPVTMSAIAAVDTALWDIKGKAAGLPVYQLLGGRSREGVTVYGHANGETVDEVLDEVARYLDLGYRAVRLQCGVPGLPSTYGVGADKMFYEPARGTVPEENVWSTEKYLSFVPKLFARAREEFGPELRLLHDVHHRLTPIEAARLGRSLEPYGLYWLEDPVPADLQEGFRLIREHTTTPIAVGEVINSIWDCADLIRNQLIDFIRCTVVHAGGITHLRRIFDLAALHHVRSGSHGATDLSPVCMAAALHLDVSIPNFGLQEYMRHTEATDEVFPHGYHYADGYLFPGEEPGLGVDIDEEAAARYPYRQAYLPVNRLEDGTVHPW